The Fulvivirga ligni genome window below encodes:
- the rpe gene encoding ribulose-phosphate 3-epimerase → MKKPLIAPSVLASDFANLQSEVEMLNRSTADWIHVDIMDGIFVPNISFGIPVTEAINRHAQKPLDVHLMIEKPENYVKAFHEAGAASLTVHYEACPHLHRNIQQIKELGCKAGVALNPHTKVDLLADIIQDIDIVLVMSVNPGFGGQKFIEKTYDKVKELKEMINLAGSNTLIEIDGGVNQNNAKALIDAGADVLVAGSFVFKSNDPVSTISDLKNV, encoded by the coding sequence ATGAAAAAACCGTTGATTGCACCGTCCGTTTTAGCTTCTGATTTTGCCAACCTACAAAGTGAAGTAGAAATGCTTAACCGCAGTACTGCAGACTGGATTCATGTGGATATTATGGATGGAATTTTCGTGCCTAATATCTCCTTCGGCATCCCTGTTACGGAGGCCATCAACAGACATGCGCAAAAGCCGCTAGATGTTCACCTGATGATTGAGAAGCCTGAGAATTATGTTAAAGCTTTTCATGAAGCTGGTGCCGCATCACTTACGGTTCATTATGAGGCTTGTCCGCATTTGCATAGGAATATCCAACAGATAAAAGAGCTGGGATGCAAAGCTGGTGTAGCACTTAACCCGCATACAAAAGTTGATTTACTTGCCGATATTATTCAGGATATTGACATCGTTCTAGTCATGTCCGTTAACCCTGGTTTTGGAGGTCAAAAATTCATTGAGAAAACCTATGATAAAGTGAAGGAGCTCAAGGAAATGATTAATCTGGCTGGCAGCAATACACTTATCGAGATTGATGGGGGAGTTAACCAGAACAATGCTAAGGCATTAATCGACGCTGGTGCTGATGTGCTGGTGGCGGGTAGCTTTGTTTTCAAATCAAATGACCCTGTAAGTACTATATCAGACCTGAAGAACGTTTAG
- a CDS encoding penicillin-binding protein activator LpoB has product MKNSFKTAAIAIFSIAILFGCSQRTVTRVSPDQQIDLSGRWNDVDSKMVANKMVQQFLNSPRYQQYSSDNGKTPAIIVGYIKNKTSEHIDSDNYIKKFEMEIFNSGLADLVESAEFREKLREERADQQEFASPETAASWGKEYGADLMLFGTMTSETDTYNKKKVVNYITTLYLTDLETNKRVWYGQEEIKKYIEN; this is encoded by the coding sequence ATGAAAAATTCATTTAAAACCGCGGCAATCGCCATTTTTTCTATAGCCATACTTTTTGGTTGTTCTCAAAGAACAGTTACCAGAGTAAGCCCTGATCAGCAAATAGACCTTAGTGGTCGCTGGAACGACGTTGATTCTAAAATGGTAGCCAATAAAATGGTTCAGCAGTTTTTAAACAGCCCAAGATATCAGCAGTATAGCAGTGACAACGGTAAAACTCCAGCCATTATAGTGGGGTATATCAAAAACAAAACCAGTGAGCATATTGATTCAGATAACTATATCAAGAAGTTTGAAATGGAGATTTTCAACTCTGGGTTAGCCGATTTAGTTGAGTCAGCTGAGTTTAGAGAAAAATTAAGAGAAGAAAGAGCAGATCAGCAGGAGTTTGCTTCACCTGAAACAGCTGCCAGCTGGGGAAAAGAGTATGGTGCGGACCTGATGCTTTTCGGTACTATGACCTCTGAAACAGATACTTACAATAAGAAAAAAGTAGTTAACTACATCACCACCCTATACCTTACTGACCTTGAAACCAATAAAAGAGTATGGTACGGTCAGGAAGAAATCAAGAAATATATTGAGAACTAA
- a CDS encoding PorP/SprF family type IX secretion system membrane protein gives MGKYFFVLIFIFLVVQVKSQQLPVYNHYYNNPYLLNPAEVGSDGYLSVVLNHRMQWTGIEGAPRVTTFNLQAPFSYKKGSLGVGIRNFQRGLITTNEIMGTYAYKAYLTKVATLHFGISLGLYSTSIDLNQIDDPDDPILTNFANNNIQPLGNAGFKLRTKAGFNLGFALPKLFKVNYLNESDFSSYDFSPLDEFVFMTYFKRPLDKKIITRKVKGMKRRVEIEDAYAPLQLYFIYKHSALVDKRVEVLGTLHLHEDFWVGGAYRLNYGVSGLVGFDIGSLSFAYAYEPASDYVDGFTQGTHEVQLTIRIGEKKKLERSRPILRTLEKTETHRARFSADEISEGGTDQGDGKMKKYYVVIKSFKDFNSADEFVRRMAEKELYTNIFYNNIDKKYHVYSFQTYKLKEANEQRRAVQELTKYKSVTIITVEQ, from the coding sequence ATGGGTAAGTATTTTTTTGTACTAATATTTATTTTTTTAGTTGTACAGGTTAAATCTCAACAATTACCAGTATACAACCATTACTATAATAACCCTTATCTGCTCAATCCTGCAGAAGTAGGGAGTGATGGGTATTTGAGTGTGGTTTTGAACCACCGTATGCAATGGACTGGTATTGAAGGAGCCCCTCGTGTTACTACTTTTAACTTACAAGCGCCTTTTAGTTATAAGAAAGGATCGCTGGGTGTAGGTATTAGAAACTTTCAAAGAGGACTTATTACTACCAATGAGATTATGGGAACCTATGCCTATAAAGCATATCTTACGAAAGTAGCTACGCTTCACTTCGGCATTTCCCTGGGCTTGTACAGTACTTCAATAGATCTCAATCAAATTGATGATCCGGATGATCCTATTTTAACAAATTTTGCCAATAACAATATTCAACCACTTGGAAATGCTGGCTTCAAACTAAGAACTAAGGCAGGTTTTAATTTAGGCTTTGCCCTACCTAAGCTTTTTAAAGTAAATTATCTAAATGAAAGTGATTTTTCCAGTTATGACTTTAGTCCATTGGATGAATTTGTATTTATGACCTACTTCAAAAGGCCTTTGGATAAAAAGATTATTACAAGAAAGGTCAAGGGAATGAAGAGAAGAGTGGAAATTGAAGATGCTTATGCGCCCTTGCAGCTCTACTTTATATATAAACATTCTGCATTAGTAGATAAGCGTGTAGAGGTCTTAGGTACTTTACATTTACATGAAGACTTTTGGGTTGGTGGTGCTTATAGATTAAACTATGGGGTATCTGGTTTAGTAGGTTTTGATATCGGTAGCCTCTCTTTCGCATATGCATATGAACCAGCTAGCGACTATGTAGATGGCTTCACACAAGGCACGCATGAAGTACAACTTACTATAAGAATTGGTGAGAAGAAGAAACTTGAACGAAGTAGACCAATATTAAGAACTCTGGAAAAAACCGAAACGCACAGAGCTCGTTTCTCTGCAGATGAAATTTCTGAAGGTGGTACAGACCAGGGCGACGGTAAAATGAAGAAGTACTATGTGGTTATAAAATCCTTTAAAGACTTTAATTCAGCAGATGAATTCGTTAGAAGAATGGCTGAAAAAGAGCTTTACACGAATATATTTTATAATAACATCGATAAAAAGTACCATGTGTATAGCTTCCAAACGTATAAGCTAAAAGAAGCTAATGAACAAAGACGTGCTGTTCAGGAATTGACTAAGTATAAGAGTGTTACCATTATTACGGTAGAACAATAG
- a CDS encoding TonB-dependent receptor: MRLLLSLILCVCCSLAYGQSGIEGVVKSKSGATIPSVNVQINQSTKGTTTNNNGQFRLPLNAGTYIISFTHVSYQTYHDTVKVSDNQFVKIEALLEERTEVLGEVKIEDRLEEVNEVSITKIDPISAQALVTPFGDFTKVLATLPGVVSNNELSSAYSVRGGSFDENLVYVNDIPIYRPFLVSNGQQEGLSFVNSAMVESVSFSAGGWQPKYGDKLSSVLNVNYKKTKTFGASANIHLLGGSAHVEGTSGDEKLTYVAGIRHKSAQYLLNTLETQGQYLPKFTDFQALVNYQISDNTEIDILGSYARNRYLTEPESRETEFGTFNQSFRLFVGFVGQEILQYDTYQGGLKLTHHFNESWTSKLIVSGVYGIEREYTDIEGGYRLCDVDKNLGSNSFNECVFIRGIGSNYDYGRNTLEANIVNVENRNEIILDDNDVVEFGLGYSYQNIEDQLNEYSFKDSSDYVTEIQALSSENQLKSNRYTAFVQHTHYFSSKFNSTYGARLNYWDVNEQLLISPRVQFSYAPQWQKDVVFNAAVGLYQQQPFYRELRDFNGDLNRDLKAQRSLHIIGGMNYSFKWWDRDFKFISELYYKRISNVVPYEIDNVKVRYYANNDAKAYAAGLDLRLSGEFIPGAESWFSLGVLNAREDVAGDGRSYIRRPTDQRINMAIFFQDHLPGNPTIRVSLNLLYGSGLPFGPPQDYERRNVFNGDSYTRLDIGFSKLFYINELKYNKKRQLILSAEVLNLFGTSNAISYTWISDVNNNQFAVPNTLSARFLNIKLSLKI; encoded by the coding sequence ATGAGACTTTTACTATCCTTAATTCTATGTGTTTGCTGTTCTCTTGCTTATGGTCAAAGTGGTATTGAGGGTGTAGTTAAAAGTAAGTCAGGTGCTACTATACCTAGCGTAAATGTGCAAATTAACCAAAGCACAAAAGGTACAACTACGAATAATAACGGGCAATTTAGGCTTCCGCTTAATGCTGGTACCTACATCATTTCATTCACTCATGTGAGTTATCAAACCTACCACGATACGGTTAAAGTGTCTGATAATCAATTTGTTAAAATTGAGGCTTTGCTTGAAGAGCGCACTGAGGTGCTGGGTGAGGTAAAGATTGAAGATAGGCTGGAAGAGGTCAATGAAGTTAGTATTACCAAGATAGATCCTATATCCGCCCAGGCGCTGGTGACGCCATTCGGTGATTTTACTAAGGTTCTGGCCACATTGCCTGGCGTAGTGAGCAATAATGAGCTTTCTTCTGCTTATTCGGTTCGAGGTGGTAGTTTTGATGAGAACCTGGTGTATGTAAACGACATTCCTATTTACCGACCTTTCTTAGTGAGCAATGGCCAGCAGGAGGGGTTGAGCTTTGTAAATAGCGCTATGGTAGAGAGCGTGTCATTTAGTGCGGGTGGATGGCAGCCTAAGTACGGAGATAAACTATCTTCTGTGCTGAATGTGAACTATAAAAAAACAAAAACCTTTGGAGCGTCAGCGAATATTCATCTTCTGGGAGGATCAGCCCATGTGGAAGGAACTTCTGGCGATGAAAAACTGACTTACGTAGCTGGTATTCGACATAAATCTGCTCAGTACCTGCTCAATACTTTGGAAACCCAAGGGCAGTACCTTCCTAAATTCACTGATTTTCAGGCTTTGGTTAATTATCAGATCAGCGATAATACAGAGATTGATATCCTGGGCTCATATGCCCGTAATAGATACCTTACTGAGCCGGAAAGTAGGGAGACCGAATTCGGTACTTTTAACCAGTCATTCAGGCTTTTTGTGGGCTTTGTGGGGCAGGAGATATTACAATACGATACTTATCAGGGTGGTCTTAAGTTAACCCATCATTTCAATGAGAGCTGGACCTCAAAACTGATAGTTTCTGGTGTTTATGGTATAGAAAGGGAATATACTGATATAGAAGGCGGATATAGATTATGTGACGTTGATAAGAACCTGGGAAGTAATTCATTCAATGAATGTGTATTCATCAGAGGGATTGGTTCAAATTATGATTATGGAAGAAATACATTGGAGGCCAATATTGTCAATGTAGAAAATAGGAACGAGATTATTCTTGATGATAATGACGTTGTGGAGTTTGGTCTCGGCTACTCTTATCAAAACATTGAAGATCAGCTGAATGAATACAGTTTTAAGGATTCCTCTGATTATGTGACTGAGATTCAGGCGCTTTCATCAGAGAATCAATTAAAGAGCAACCGATATACCGCATTCGTTCAGCATACGCATTACTTTTCTTCTAAGTTCAATAGTACTTACGGAGCGCGATTGAACTACTGGGATGTGAACGAGCAGCTTTTAATCAGTCCCAGAGTACAGTTTTCATATGCCCCACAATGGCAGAAGGATGTGGTTTTTAATGCGGCTGTAGGCCTTTATCAGCAGCAACCTTTTTACAGGGAACTGAGAGATTTTAATGGAGACCTGAACAGAGACCTCAAAGCCCAACGATCTCTGCATATCATTGGAGGTATGAACTACAGCTTTAAATGGTGGGACAGGGACTTTAAATTCATCAGTGAATTGTATTATAAGCGCATAAGCAATGTGGTGCCTTATGAGATTGATAATGTGAAAGTGAGATATTATGCTAACAACGATGCCAAGGCCTATGCTGCTGGTCTTGATTTAAGACTTAGTGGTGAGTTTATACCAGGGGCGGAGTCATGGTTTAGCTTAGGTGTGCTAAATGCCAGAGAAGATGTGGCGGGAGATGGTAGAAGCTACATTCGCAGGCCCACTGACCAACGCATAAATATGGCCATTTTCTTTCAGGATCATTTGCCCGGTAATCCTACCATACGGGTGAGTCTGAACCTTTTATATGGCTCTGGGTTACCGTTTGGACCGCCGCAGGATTACGAAAGAAGAAACGTATTTAACGGAGATTCGTATACCAGACTTGATATAGGTTTTTCGAAACTGTTTTATATCAACGAATTGAAGTATAATAAAAAAAGGCAATTGATACTTAGCGCCGAAGTTTTAAACCTCTTTGGCACATCTAATGCCATTTCTTATACCTGGATCAGCGATGTAAATAACAATCAGTTTGCAGTACCTAATACCTTATCGGCAAGATTTTTGAATATCAAACTATCATTAAAGATTTAG
- a CDS encoding DUF6952 family protein yields MKIPEIKRLVEAYDIAALMKAEEDLVNEEALDIEVNGADEGEKLTHIFAAIYIINKMNDDKVEFKAALRDYTSKVRESIN; encoded by the coding sequence ATGAAGATACCTGAGATTAAAAGACTTGTTGAGGCTTATGATATCGCCGCTTTAATGAAAGCAGAGGAAGATCTCGTAAATGAAGAAGCTTTAGATATTGAAGTGAATGGTGCTGACGAAGGCGAAAAGCTCACTCACATTTTTGCTGCTATCTATATCATCAATAAAATGAATGATGACAAAGTGGAATTTAAAGCTGCTTTGAGAGACTATACCAGCAAGGTGAGAGAGTCTATTAACTAG
- a CDS encoding S8 family peptidase: MVYFTDKENSPYSTNSPEAFLSQKSINRRLDQSITIDESDLPVNPAYVQGVQDLGVATYYRSKWLNGVFIETQPSSLESILALDYVESIVLLAPGTKLGRIGSAASENEQQKEQAETDLQLEMMGLNKLHDEGYRGEGMYVAVFDGGFSGYSQISGMENVSVDQLKYSYNFVSNSSSVNAGSDHGTKVLSIMAGEIAGEYTGSAHNADYMLCITEDISGEYTIEEYNWLVAAERADSAGVDIINSSLGYFDFDDPSMNYTPEDFDGETTIIAKAANFATAKGMLVVVSVGNEGNSYWGYITSPADALNVISVGSITTDYSLSAFSSSGPTEDGRIKPELVALGSGTTFLSSSGITSGSGTSFATPLVAGFASCLWQKYRDLSAAEIRAMMLANASQSSDPENGFGYGIPNYNNIISGNEKVVDQQAFLVYPNPLLGDEITIRTAEFKGDAQVSIYNLNGVLSFEKHAYFNGYDDFKLKVNLSKGIYLMKIVMANQTYHSKLIKY; the protein is encoded by the coding sequence ATGGTTTACTTCACAGATAAAGAAAATTCTCCCTATTCCACTAATTCTCCAGAAGCTTTTCTCTCTCAAAAATCAATAAACAGACGCTTGGATCAGTCTATTACAATAGATGAGTCAGACCTGCCTGTGAATCCCGCTTATGTACAAGGGGTGCAGGATTTAGGGGTAGCTACCTATTATCGATCTAAATGGCTGAATGGCGTTTTTATTGAAACTCAACCGAGTTCATTGGAGTCTATTCTGGCTCTTGATTATGTTGAGTCAATTGTATTATTGGCTCCAGGTACAAAATTAGGACGAATTGGAAGTGCTGCCAGTGAGAATGAGCAACAGAAAGAACAGGCCGAAACTGATTTGCAGCTAGAGATGATGGGATTAAACAAGCTACATGATGAGGGTTATAGAGGTGAAGGAATGTATGTTGCAGTATTTGATGGAGGCTTTTCTGGATATTCTCAAATATCTGGTATGGAGAATGTTAGCGTAGATCAATTAAAGTATAGCTATAATTTTGTAAGTAACTCTTCATCAGTGAATGCTGGTTCTGATCATGGTACCAAAGTGCTGTCCATAATGGCTGGTGAAATTGCAGGTGAATATACAGGTAGTGCACATAACGCTGATTATATGCTTTGCATTACAGAAGATATATCAGGTGAGTATACTATTGAGGAATATAACTGGCTGGTAGCCGCAGAAAGAGCAGATAGCGCGGGTGTAGATATTATCAATAGCTCCTTAGGTTATTTCGATTTCGATGACCCTAGTATGAATTACACACCAGAGGACTTTGATGGGGAGACTACAATCATAGCCAAGGCTGCTAATTTTGCCACCGCAAAAGGTATGTTGGTGGTAGTGAGTGTTGGTAATGAAGGAAATAGCTATTGGGGCTATATAACGAGTCCGGCGGATGCACTGAATGTGATTTCTGTAGGTTCGATAACAACAGATTATTCATTGAGTGCTTTCAGCTCTAGTGGCCCTACAGAGGATGGCAGAATTAAGCCTGAGTTAGTGGCTTTGGGATCTGGTACTACTTTTCTTTCTTCATCAGGTATTACCTCGGGTAGTGGGACTTCCTTTGCCACGCCTTTAGTGGCCGGTTTTGCTTCTTGCTTATGGCAGAAATATAGAGACTTATCCGCAGCTGAAATTCGTGCTATGATGCTGGCTAATGCCAGTCAAAGTAGTGATCCGGAGAATGGCTTTGGGTACGGTATACCAAATTATAACAACATCATTTCCGGCAATGAAAAGGTCGTTGATCAGCAGGCTTTTTTGGTGTATCCTAATCCATTATTAGGTGATGAAATCACCATTAGAACGGCCGAATTTAAAGGCGATGCACAGGTTTCTATTTACAACTTGAATGGTGTGCTCTCTTTTGAAAAACATGCTTATTTCAATGGATACGATGATTTTAAGCTAAAAGTTAACTTGAGTAAAGGTATTTATTTAATGAAAATAGTAATGGCTAACCAAACCTACCACTCTAAACTCATTAAATACTAG
- a CDS encoding outer membrane beta-barrel protein, with the protein MFKKANLYFFIFCVSVFTLISTHKTKAQLYIGPRVGAQLSWLSFEDKDNKDFLSVEPHIGYNGGFSLAAQVRKRFYLQADFLYSRKGRFYEGVKDPSLKYELVNHYFELPITYRMDFKFNVGKTGGFKGFLGVGPNVSYWWKGGGSMTSSELIEANVLKARIEVEFGEMPDDQVEGYNVYVNDPNRVQLGINFVTGVVFEPPSGQMIEVDLRFKLGHSFMAKDSPAYLSNLFDFSDPMNTRNVGLVLGVSYMFDTKISQRKRGKSSGKIK; encoded by the coding sequence ATGTTCAAAAAAGCCAATCTATATTTTTTTATCTTTTGTGTAAGTGTTTTTACATTAATAAGCACGCACAAAACTAAGGCACAACTTTACATTGGTCCAAGAGTTGGAGCACAACTCTCCTGGTTAAGTTTTGAAGATAAGGATAATAAGGATTTTTTAAGTGTAGAACCTCATATCGGATATAATGGAGGATTTTCTCTAGCTGCGCAGGTTAGGAAAAGGTTTTATTTGCAGGCCGATTTTCTATATAGCAGAAAGGGAAGGTTCTACGAAGGAGTAAAAGATCCTAGTTTGAAATATGAATTGGTGAATCATTATTTTGAATTACCAATCACCTATAGAATGGATTTTAAGTTCAATGTTGGTAAAACGGGTGGATTTAAAGGCTTTTTGGGAGTTGGTCCTAATGTAAGTTATTGGTGGAAGGGTGGTGGTTCTATGACCTCAAGTGAGTTGATAGAAGCCAATGTGCTAAAGGCACGAATTGAAGTGGAGTTTGGTGAAATGCCAGACGATCAGGTGGAAGGTTATAACGTATACGTTAATGATCCTAATCGTGTTCAACTAGGAATTAATTTCGTTACCGGCGTGGTATTTGAACCACCTTCAGGTCAAATGATAGAAGTTGATCTCAGATTTAAATTAGGACATTCCTTTATGGCCAAAGACTCACCGGCCTATTTAAGCAATCTGTTTGATTTCTCGGATCCAATGAACACCCGAAATGTGGGCTTGGTATTGGGCGTATCATACATGTTTGATACTAAGATCTCTCAACGCAAAAGGGGTAAGTCTTCAGGGAAGATTAAATAA
- a CDS encoding phosphoribosylanthranilate isomerase, translating into MALSTFVKVSSVNNLSDARYCAGMEVNLIGFNLEKEAHGYIAPDTFKELIEWLSGVEYVGEFDNYTATQIIETVKDYDLAYIQINNAELVEELQVLNTPIILNVDPATLEGLSSDLNIEYLMVGSSKEEWSEDEKTTIKKYSGSYQLLISSGINENNIADLLEETGAKGIALQGGDELRPGYKDYDELADILESLEVDEFI; encoded by the coding sequence ATGGCGCTTAGTACTTTTGTAAAAGTGAGTTCAGTAAACAATTTATCAGATGCCAGATACTGTGCAGGAATGGAAGTAAATCTGATTGGTTTCAACCTTGAGAAAGAGGCTCACGGCTACATTGCACCAGACACCTTTAAGGAACTTATAGAATGGCTATCTGGGGTAGAGTATGTGGGTGAATTTGATAACTACACCGCCACTCAGATAATAGAAACAGTTAAAGACTACGACTTAGCCTATATCCAAATTAATAATGCTGAGTTGGTTGAAGAACTTCAGGTTTTGAATACACCTATTATTCTTAATGTTGATCCAGCAACTTTAGAAGGGCTTTCCAGTGACTTAAATATTGAATATCTAATGGTGGGGTCTAGTAAAGAGGAATGGTCTGAAGATGAAAAAACCACTATTAAAAAATATAGTGGTTCCTATCAATTACTCATTAGCTCAGGCATCAACGAAAATAACATTGCCGACCTACTTGAAGAGACAGGCGCCAAAGGCATAGCACTTCAAGGTGGTGATGAGCTACGCCCAGGCTACAAAGATTATGATGAGCTGGCAGACATCCTTGAATCTTTGGAAGTTGATGAGTTTATTTAA
- a CDS encoding thioredoxin family protein — MAVEVLTDDNFASTIKEEEKVVVKYFAGWCGSCRLFAPKYKRLSGDERFTDIKFLDVDAEKNPEARKLAGVTNLPFFAVFKGGELLGTVATSKEEGVVELLEKLN; from the coding sequence ATGGCAGTAGAAGTTTTAACTGATGATAATTTTGCCTCTACCATCAAAGAGGAAGAAAAAGTAGTAGTGAAATATTTTGCAGGCTGGTGTGGTAGCTGTAGACTATTTGCTCCTAAGTATAAAAGACTTTCTGGTGACGAACGTTTCACGGACATTAAATTTTTAGATGTAGATGCTGAGAAAAACCCAGAAGCAAGAAAGCTAGCTGGCGTAACTAATCTTCCATTTTTTGCTGTTTTTAAAGGTGGTGAGTTATTAGGAACTGTAGCTACTTCTAAGGAAGAGGGCGTTGTAGAATTATTAGAGAAGTTAAATTAA